GCCTGGTACAGCTGGTGGAACGGTTCTGCGTAGCGCGGTCACTGTGAATTCAGCAATCACCTCAGGTGTCACCTTCAAGAATCAAACCCTTAGAAGATTAATCAGTAATCGAAGACAAGTATGACAAGCTGAATGAGGTACTTAAGCAGTGATGTTGGTTTTTTGGTCATACCTTTGGGCTATCAGAGCCTGGAGTCACCATGTTAGGCTTGAGGAGTGTGCCTTCGAGAAGAACATGGTGATCATTCAATGCCTTGTAAACAGCTGCAAGCACAGTCTCAGTTGCAGCAGCACATTTCTTTATGTCGTGAGCCCCATCGGTCAGAATCTCAGGCTCCACAATAGGCACCAGACCATTCTCCTGGCAAATGATAGCGTAACGAGCCAACCCTTGTGCATTCTGCTGGATAGACAGTTCAGATGGCTCAGTTGGGCCAATCTTGAGGACAGCACGCCACTTCGCGAATCGTGCACCGGCCTTGTAGTATTGCTGGCAGCGTGCTCCGAGTGAATCAAAACCTTGGGTTGTGGTTTCACCATTAGTCCCGGCCAATTCAACTACACCCTTGTCAACTTTGATTCCAGGAATGACATTGTTTTCTTGGAGGACTTCAACAAATGGTTTCCCATCAGAGGTTTTCTGGTAGAGGGTTTCTTCAAAGAGGATGACACCAGAGAGGTAAGGCAGGGCTTTGCCGTATGTGAATAGGAGTTCACGCAGGGCTTGGCGGTTGGACTCGATATTCTCAACATTTATGCTTGATAAACGCTTGCCAATGGTGCCTGTGCTCTCATCTGCAGCCAAAATGCCCTTCCCTGGTGTGGCAATGTACTTGGCAGTCTTGATCAGCTCATCTGGAGTAAACAATGGAAAAAAGCCAACCACCTTAGAAGCTATATAACGCTTCAGTAGATAACCTATACATTAGCATTTGAAGCTTCAATAAATGTGCACGCATGCATTTAGAGTCGGGAATCTGTCAAACCATGCACTATGACTTATTGCCCCATACTCACAAAACTAGATGATTTTATGTTGCAAGAGGTGAATTTTCAATCATTTGTATATGAAAGTCTACAACAAAGGCAATTAAGTTAAACTGGATATTCGCCAATGAACTTAATTGTAGCTCAAAACCGCAT
This is a stretch of genomic DNA from Populus alba chromosome 11, ASM523922v2, whole genome shotgun sequence. It encodes these proteins:
- the LOC118029467 gene encoding fructose-bisphosphate aldolase 5, cytosolic codes for the protein MSAFVGKYADELIKTAKYIATPGKGILAADESTGTIGKRLSSINVENIESNRQALRELLFTYGKALPYLSGVILFEETLYQKTSDGKPFVEVLQENNVIPGIKVDKGVVELAGTNGETTTQGFDSLGARCQQYYKAGARFAKWRAVLKIGPTEPSELSIQQNAQGLARYAIICQENGLVPIVEPEILTDGAHDIKKCAAATETVLAAVYKALNDHHVLLEGTLLKPNMVTPGSDSPKVTPEVIAEFTVTALRRTVPPAVPGIVFLSGGQSEEEATLNLNAMNKLEVLKPWTLSFSFGRALQKSTLKTWAGKRENVEKAQEVFLVRCKGNSDATLGKYAGGGTGGLASESLFEKGYKY